Proteins encoded in a region of the Clostridium cagae genome:
- the yyaC gene encoding spore protease YyaC, with the protein MKNSFSIDSSISTSYIKICDYLFSELKPILDDKRNIVFLCIGTDRSTGDCLGPLIGYKLQFLSYDNIHICGNLKNPIHSKNLVQRIDEINLKFNNPFIIAIDSCLGKINNIGKIFIDKKPLYPGKALNKDLPAVGDISITGIVNISSNFDFLVLQNTRLYTVSMLADIISKAIYHFALKTKSANNYTSNNHVISFPNNYN; encoded by the coding sequence ATGAAAAATTCATTTTCTATAGATTCAAGTATTTCTACCTCATATATAAAAATATGTGATTATTTATTTTCAGAGTTAAAACCAATATTAGATGATAAAAGAAATATTGTTTTTCTCTGCATAGGTACCGACAGATCAACAGGTGATTGTTTAGGTCCTTTAATTGGATATAAACTTCAATTTTTATCTTATGATAATATTCATATATGTGGAAATTTAAAAAATCCTATTCATTCAAAAAATTTAGTTCAAAGAATAGATGAGATAAATCTAAAGTTTAATAATCCATTTATTATTGCAATAGATTCTTGCTTGGGCAAAATAAATAATATAGGTAAAATTTTTATAGATAAAAAGCCTCTTTATCCTGGAAAGGCTTTAAATAAAGATCTTCCAGCAGTTGGCGATATTTCTATAACTGGTATAGTTAATATTTCTAGTAATTTTGATTTTTTAGTTTTACAAAATACTAGATTATACACTGTTTCAATGCTTGCAGATATAATTTCAAAAGCTATATATCACTTTGCTTTAAAAACTAAATCAGCTAATAACTATACCTCAAACAATCATGTAATATCTTTTCCTAATAATTATAATTAG
- a CDS encoding aminotransferase class V-fold PLP-dependent enzyme — translation MNVYLDNSSTTFPKPKQVVDAMYNYMINVGGNSGRGNYSNSMESNKLLYNARETVCTFLGFNSSKNVIFTNNVTTSLNTLIKGILKSGDHVITSSMEHNSVVRPLFYAKEHLNVELDIVNANKLGFINPTDIENKIKPNTKLIILTQASNVTGSIQDLKSVGDICNKNNIFFIVDSAQGAGVIDLNMKEIHANAVCFTGHKSLFGPQGIGGFILDDKLNSSCKPLIQGGTGSSSYSLSQPEFLPDKFESGTLNMPGIVGLTEGIKYINSVGIDNIYEHNNYLLKHLLQGLLNIHDLNVYGDTTGNNSTTCVSINVNNLDTSETGYYLECNNIKTRTGLHCAPLAHKTIGTFPNGTVRLSISNFNSIEDINYTLSILNKIAKDKCI, via the coding sequence ATGAACGTTTATTTAGATAATTCATCAACGACTTTTCCTAAACCAAAACAAGTTGTTGATGCAATGTATAACTATATGATTAATGTAGGTGGCAATTCAGGTAGAGGAAATTATTCTAATTCAATGGAAAGTAATAAATTACTTTATAATGCTAGAGAAACCGTTTGTACTTTTTTGGGATTTAACAGTTCAAAAAATGTTATATTTACTAATAATGTAACTACATCTTTAAATACACTTATTAAAGGTATATTAAAATCTGGCGATCATGTTATCACTTCTTCCATGGAACATAATTCTGTAGTAAGGCCTTTATTTTATGCAAAAGAACATTTAAATGTAGAACTTGATATAGTAAATGCAAATAAGTTAGGATTTATAAATCCTACTGATATTGAAAATAAAATAAAACCCAATACAAAACTTATAATTCTTACTCAAGCCTCAAATGTAACTGGATCAATTCAAGATTTAAAATCTGTAGGAGACATTTGTAATAAAAATAATATATTCTTTATTGTAGATTCAGCTCAAGGTGCTGGAGTCATTGATCTTAATATGAAAGAAATTCACGCAAATGCCGTATGCTTTACAGGACATAAAAGTTTATTTGGACCACAAGGGATTGGTGGATTTATATTAGATGATAAATTAAATAGCTCATGCAAACCCCTTATTCAAGGGGGTACTGGTAGTTCTTCATACTCATTAAGTCAACCAGAGTTTTTACCTGATAAATTTGAATCTGGTACACTAAATATGCCAGGAATTGTTGGATTAACCGAAGGAATTAAATATATAAATTCAGTTGGTATAGATAATATTTATGAACATAATAATTATTTATTAAAGCATTTGCTTCAAGGCTTATTAAATATACACGACTTAAATGTATATGGAGATACAACTGGTAATAATTCTACAACCTGTGTGTCTATCAATGTAAATAACTTAGATACTTCAGAAACAGGTTATTATTTAGAATGTAATAACATTAAAACTAGAACTGGATTGCATTGTGCTCCATTAGCTCATAAAACAATTGGTACATTTCCTAATGGAACAGTACGACTTAGTATTAGTAATTTTAATTCTATTGAAGATATTAATTATACACTAAGCATTTTAAATAAGATTGCAAAAGATAAATGTATATAG
- a CDS encoding LysE family transporter, with the protein MLYLFMIFKPLLIGFMTGFVSAIPLGPSGLEAINRSISHGFKEGYKVSLGAVSADLLYIIIINLGLFNILNNNRKFEGLFWIVSGFVLMLFNNISNKKNTNNLNSRSLNISTSNSSNSFLAGFLITFLNPTTPSLWIALSGTILSVWRLHGRIYFIFALSAMIIGSLTWFFVLNLLSIKGVKMCKDDFCSKTSKVLNYFLFLLSILFIIWGILKFIF; encoded by the coding sequence ATGTTGTACTTATTTATGATTTTTAAACCATTACTAATAGGTTTTATGACTGGATTTGTATCTGCTATTCCTTTAGGACCTTCTGGCTTAGAAGCTATTAATAGATCTATCTCTCATGGATTTAAAGAAGGCTATAAGGTATCACTTGGCGCAGTATCGGCAGATCTTTTATATATTATAATAATAAATTTAGGATTATTTAATATATTAAATAACAATAGAAAATTCGAAGGATTATTTTGGATTGTTTCAGGATTTGTTTTAATGCTGTTTAATAATATATCTAATAAAAAAAATACTAATAACTTAAATTCTAGATCACTAAATATATCTACTTCAAATTCATCTAATAGTTTTTTAGCTGGATTTCTTATAACTTTTTTAAATCCTACTACACCATCATTATGGATTGCTTTAAGTGGTACAATCCTAAGTGTATGGAGATTGCATGGAAGAATATATTTTATTTTTGCTTTGTCGGCAATGATCATAGGAAGTTTAACTTGGTTTTTTGTACTTAATTTATTGAGTATAAAAGGTGTGAAAATGTGTAAAGATGATTTTTGTAGTAAAACATCAAAAGTTTTAAACTATTTTCTTTTTTTATTAAGTATATTATTTATAATATGGGGTATATTAAAATTTATTTTTTAG
- a CDS encoding DUF3343 domain-containing protein gives MNYYIIVFKNTFDAMAADKYLQEGKYDFRIMPTPTSITKSCGICVRINDKEVMNEVIKNNKFEYKNIYLKDNNGYVSIE, from the coding sequence ATGAATTATTATATAATAGTTTTTAAAAATACTTTTGATGCCATGGCAGCCGATAAATATTTACAAGAAGGCAAATATGACTTTAGAATAATGCCTACTCCAACTTCTATAACTAAAAGCTGTGGAATATGCGTTAGAATTAATGATAAAGAAGTAATGAATGAAGTAATTAAAAATAATAAATTTGAATATAAAAATATATACTTAAAAGATAATAATGGGTATGTTTCAATTGAATAA
- a CDS encoding mechanosensitive ion channel family protein, with product MINYLIKFDWNQEEIKIGKILIKLSNIETLINKTLIIIGVFILMYISIKIGNYLIRKFVERQVKSNTRLSLDSQRAKTLGEVMKSVLKYAVYFIGIASIISTLFKGLSFTFASMGGLAVGFGAQSLIKDLINGFFILFEDQFGVGDHITVGTFNGIVESIGIRTTIIKDFTGDIHSIPNGSIIQVTNHSRGNIRFIVDVDIAYEENIDNAISIIKEVCSNFEQDNEDIREPIEVLGVNALNASSVTIRVIGKSKPLKQWEMERELRKLIKLRLDKEGIEIPYPKTQLVSANMEKGDL from the coding sequence ATGATTAATTATTTAATAAAATTTGATTGGAATCAAGAAGAGATAAAAATAGGTAAAATATTAATAAAGTTAAGTAATATTGAAACCTTAATAAATAAAACATTAATTATAATTGGTGTATTTATATTAATGTATATATCTATTAAAATAGGAAATTACTTAATTAGAAAGTTTGTTGAAAGACAAGTAAAAAGCAATACAAGGTTATCTTTAGACTCACAACGTGCAAAAACACTTGGGGAAGTAATGAAAAGTGTTTTAAAATATGCAGTTTATTTTATAGGAATAGCATCTATAATATCTACTTTATTTAAGGGATTATCATTTACATTTGCTAGTATGGGTGGATTAGCTGTTGGATTCGGTGCTCAAAGTTTGATTAAAGATTTAATAAATGGATTTTTCATATTATTCGAAGATCAATTTGGAGTTGGAGATCATATAACAGTAGGAACATTCAATGGAATAGTTGAAAGTATAGGAATTAGAACTACAATAATAAAGGATTTTACTGGAGATATTCATTCTATCCCAAATGGTTCAATTATTCAGGTTACTAATCATTCAAGAGGCAATATAAGATTTATCGTGGATGTTGATATTGCATATGAAGAAAATATAGATAATGCAATTTCCATAATAAAAGAAGTTTGTTCAAATTTTGAACAAGATAATGAAGACATAAGAGAGCCTATAGAAGTATTAGGGGTGAATGCTTTAAACGCTTCAAGTGTAACAATTAGAGTAATTGGAAAAAGCAAACCGCTTAAACAATGGGAAATGGAAAGAGAATTAAGAAAGTTAATAAAATTGAGATTAGATAAAGAGGGAATAGAAATACCATATCCTAAGACTCAATTAGTAAGTGCTAACATGGAAAA